One window of the Candidatus Wolbachia massiliensis genome contains the following:
- a CDS encoding lipase family protein, with translation MDFSFLRTWFSTADASTDSTKLNNVEQSNLSKEIIELEMDEFEFINPSDPNEIHSLPSSYQIDKSIVEVAGFNKEKLLEMSNFCKISYGDGDDKLGEKSYKALVYKTDEFFEDEKDFAILENEKMYKTRAELANEGYEIIPFGNGFEEDAGHVFIKDKEITIAYHGTRFKHGLWGLNDVITDFNTSFTTSELLPEGGRIHRGFYSSFMDSWSNLYGILKSYAEKQGSEIKDFKINLTGHSMGGAVAKIAALCLNKTEGTENVHVATFGDPRVFDLTASEIYNDALQETTIRVTQHRQDPVPAVAPGLLGYAHVGAQLRVSTPDGYAIHKIDGYHEAIYRTDKNDFQSNNNVSLFYYPIRMLNRVNCAVFGNAQYYAANLGSYILGRSNFFEEVKNTHKNSSKFEQVKVEPGKNLLSTVIGG, from the coding sequence ATGGATTTTAGTTTTTTACGTACTTGGTTTAGCACTGCAGATGCGAGTACAGATAGTACAAAATTGAATAACGTCGAACAATCAAACTTAAGCAAAGAAATTATAGAACTTGAGATGGATGAATTTGAATTCATTAATCCTTCTGATCCAAATGAAATACATTCTTTACCTTCTTCTTACCAGATAGATAAAAGTATAGTAGAAGTTGCAGGATTCAATAAAGAAAAATTATTAGAAATGAGTAATTTCTGTAAAATAAGCTATGGTGATGGAGACGATAAATTAGGTGAAAAAAGTTATAAAGCATTAGTTTATAAAACTGACGAATTTTTTGAGGATGAAAAAGATTTTGCAATTCTTGAAAATGAAAAAATGTATAAAACTAGAGCTGAACTTGCTAATGAAGGCTATGAAATTATTCCATTTGGTAATGGTTTTGAAGAAGATGCCGGTCATGTTTTTATAAAAGATAAAGAAATAACAATAGCTTACCACGGTACTCGTTTTAAACATGGCCTGTGGGGCCTGAATGATGTAATCACTGATTTCAATACATCTTTTACTACTTCGGAACTCCTACCTGAAGGTGGAAGAATTCATCGTGGTTTTTACAGTTCATTTATGGATTCATGGTCTAATCTTTACGGCATTTTAAAATCTTATGCTGAAAAGCAAGGATCAGAAATCAAAGATTTCAAAATTAATCTCACAGGTCACAGCATGGGGGGAGCTGTTGCTAAAATAGCTGCTTTATGCCTTAATAAAACAGAAGGTACTGAAAATGTTCATGTTGCAACTTTTGGTGATCCAAGGGTTTTTGATCTTACTGCTAGTGAAATTTACAATGACGCTCTTCAGGAAACAACCATAAGAGTAACACAGCATAGACAGGATCCAGTGCCAGCAGTAGCACCAGGCTTACTTGGTTATGCTCATGTAGGTGCACAACTAAGAGTATCAACACCGGATGGATATGCTATTCATAAAATAGATGGTTACCATGAGGCTATATATAGAACAGATAAAAATGATTTTCAGTCAAATAATAATGTATCTCTCTTTTACTACCCTATTAGAATGCTAAACCGTGTTAACTGTGCGGTTTTCGGTAATGCTCAATATTATGCTGCTAATTTAGGGAGCTATATTTTAGGTAGATCAAATTTTTTTGAGGAAGTAAAGAATACACATAAAAATTCTTCTAAATTTGAACAAGTAAAAGTAGAGCCGGGTAAGAATCTCTTATCCACTGTAATAGGCGGTTAA
- a CDS encoding acetyl-CoA carboxylase biotin carboxylase subunit, whose protein sequence is MTEKKYSKILIANRGEIACRIIRTARRMGISCVCVYSDADINSVHIRQADESRHIGPSPSCLSYLNIDKICEVAVETGAQAVHPGYGFLAENPDFPRALQKHNIDFIGPSAETIEVTANKITAKEAARKAGVNVVPGYMGKISDTAHAAQVAEEIGFPVMLKAASGGGGKGMRIVYSKKEIELAFTSATNEAEKSFKDGSIFIEKYIELPRHIEIQIIADKYGNVVCLGERECSVQRNNQKIIEETPSPFISEKVRREMYAQCVSLAKQVGYFSAGTVEFVVDKDQNFYFLEVNTRLQVEHPVTEFVTGIDIVEEMIRTSCGEKLRFSQDDIKLTGSAVESRICAEDPSKKFFPSSGRIKYYDKPNENSYVRIDDGVAAGSEISMFYDSMIAKVITYGKDRIEAISRMQKALSECYIEGVTNNIEFLESIFHHPNFIAAKLHTRFIPDHYPGGFHGDFVTEEYIKMFIFASLYVHLENEEKYHNQPVDGIFIVVVNDNEYSVNAKYQDNTLTTIYNHNTYSVSGKWKSSHKLLNIMINDDADVTLKVEKQGSKYFIKHSGMKAECCALEPHVAELSKLMLNNEAEGVLVDAIKSPISGLLVKLHVNVGDQVEVGQPLFVVEAMKMENIICAEMTMVIKNISVQEGKNIQIGDVILGLLS, encoded by the coding sequence ATGACAGAAAAGAAGTACAGTAAGATTTTAATAGCAAACAGAGGGGAAATTGCCTGCAGGATTATCAGAACTGCTCGTAGGATGGGCATATCTTGTGTGTGTGTATATTCGGATGCAGATATTAATTCTGTACATATAAGACAAGCAGATGAATCAAGGCACATCGGCCCTTCGCCTTCTTGTCTCAGCTATTTAAATATTGACAAAATATGTGAAGTAGCAGTTGAAACAGGTGCTCAGGCAGTTCATCCTGGTTATGGGTTTTTAGCAGAAAATCCAGATTTTCCACGTGCTCTGCAAAAACACAATATAGATTTCATCGGTCCAAGTGCAGAAACAATAGAAGTTACAGCTAATAAAATAACAGCAAAAGAAGCGGCAAGAAAAGCTGGAGTAAATGTGGTTCCAGGATATATGGGCAAGATCAGTGATACTGCCCATGCAGCTCAAGTTGCCGAAGAGATCGGTTTTCCCGTTATGCTAAAAGCCGCATCAGGAGGGGGTGGCAAAGGCATGCGAATTGTATATTCCAAAAAAGAAATTGAACTGGCGTTTACATCAGCAACAAATGAAGCAGAAAAAAGTTTTAAGGATGGTAGTATCTTTATAGAAAAGTATATAGAGTTACCGCGGCACATTGAAATACAAATCATAGCAGATAAATATGGCAATGTAGTGTGTCTCGGAGAGAGGGAATGCTCAGTGCAAAGGAACAATCAGAAAATAATAGAAGAGACGCCAAGTCCATTCATCAGCGAGAAGGTGAGACGAGAAATGTATGCCCAATGTGTTTCCCTAGCAAAACAAGTTGGCTATTTTTCAGCAGGCACTGTTGAGTTTGTTGTAGATAAAGATCAAAATTTTTACTTTCTCGAGGTAAATACAAGATTGCAAGTTGAGCATCCAGTAACAGAATTTGTGACTGGAATAGATATAGTAGAAGAAATGATTAGAACTTCCTGTGGGGAAAAATTAAGATTTAGCCAAGACGATATTAAACTTACTGGTTCTGCAGTAGAAAGTAGAATTTGTGCTGAAGATCCATCAAAAAAATTTTTTCCTTCCAGCGGAAGAATAAAATATTACGATAAACCAAACGAAAATAGTTATGTCAGGATAGATGACGGCGTTGCTGCAGGTTCAGAAATCAGCATGTTCTATGATTCAATGATTGCAAAAGTAATAACATATGGGAAGGATAGAATAGAAGCAATCAGCAGAATGCAAAAAGCGCTATCTGAATGCTATATAGAAGGGGTAACAAATAATATAGAATTTCTAGAATCCATCTTTCATCATCCAAATTTCATTGCAGCAAAACTCCACACGAGATTTATCCCAGACCATTATCCTGGTGGGTTTCACGGTGATTTTGTTACAGAGGAATATATAAAAATGTTTATTTTTGCTTCGTTATACGTTCATTTAGAGAATGAAGAAAAGTACCACAATCAACCAGTGGATGGAATATTCATAGTAGTAGTAAATGATAATGAGTACTCTGTAAATGCAAAGTACCAAGATAACACACTAACGACAATATACAACCATAACACATACTCTGTAAGTGGTAAGTGGAAATCAAGTCATAAGTTGCTAAATATCATGATTAATGATGATGCCGATGTAACACTTAAAGTAGAAAAACAGGGCAGCAAATACTTTATAAAGCATTCTGGAATGAAAGCTGAGTGTTGTGCACTTGAACCGCACGTGGCTGAATTAAGTAAGTTAATGTTAAATAATGAAGCAGAAGGAGTTTTAGTAGATGCTATAAAATCCCCAATATCTGGTTTATTAGTTAAATTACACGTAAATGTAGGAGATCAGGTAGAGGTAGGGCAACCTTTATTTGTTGTGGAAGCAATGAAAATGGAAAATATTATATGTGCTGAGATGACAATGGTGATAAAAAATATTTCCGTTCAGGAAGGAAAAAATATACAGATTGGCGATGTGATATTAGGTCTGCTTTCTTAA
- a CDS encoding ankyrin repeat domain-containing protein, translating to MAQYEDLFAAAKAGSKDEFVRICKENVAYIAKHRIDENGNPFHIAASKGILLPALKEIIKYLEEDTKRKVEKAEGDKNWGESERLKEELKCNRKYIKDALCDKSYIRDNGRMAVSPLYFLDPAERKEVKKIAGIEGSFICNRKFHLCLYIIGAIACIAALCLSLYFLFLVSQSLALASVATIASGGSTCLLFKACSGIYGLYDESTIVTDPDAMQLFKNGLAPT from the coding sequence ATGGCTCAATATGAAGACTTATTTGCAGCTGCAAAAGCAGGAAGTAAGGATGAATTTGTTAGAATTTGCAAAGAGAATGTTGCTTATATTGCTAAGCATAGGATTGATGAGAATGGGAATCCATTTCATATAGCGGCAAGTAAAGGAATTCTTCTACCTGCACTCAAGGAGATTATTAAGTACTTGGAAGAAGATACTAAGAGAAAGGTTGAAAAAGCAGAAGGAGATAAAAATTGGGGAGAATCAGAAAGATTAAAAGAGGAACTTAAATGTAACAGAAAATATATTAAAGATGCTCTCTGCGATAAAAGCTATATTAGGGATAATGGGAGAATGGCGGTATCACCTCTTTATTTCTTAGATCCTGCAGAACGGAAGGAAGTTAAGAAAATCGCAGGTATAGAGGGCAGTTTTATATGTAATAGGAAATTTCATTTGTGCTTATATATAATAGGAGCTATAGCGTGTATTGCTGCTTTGTGTTTATCCTTGTACTTTTTATTTTTGGTTTCTCAATCTCTTGCACTAGCTTCAGTGGCTACAATAGCTTCTGGAGGATCTACATGTTTGTTATTTAAGGCATGTAGCGGAATATACGGCTTGTATGACGAAAGTACTATAGTGACAGATCCTGATGCTATGCAACTTTTTAAGAATGGTTTAGCTCCAACATGA
- a CDS encoding DUF3857 domain-containing protein: MKFLKTLFNLALLVFFVTSAAEARWSKYEDASVEVKFSNVNINVNRDGTYETEVELQAKILKESGRDRFSLYSLVYNDDSADFTVLEAKTTYNGEEYVVTEDMMEDKPLASPSKGFDQLRQVTISFPKIEIGTEVYLRYKQVNKKVPVDNFYGLSFSYYGDYFQAKNTKINSELPLEIKINDPRNVLKIAEEKKDGIHSISLALKQAVYENTINEPHNGILNIKHNTWVSLSSLSKWEDLAKKLAPGYHSVINQPLPAAFTAIAESADSEDTDEEKINTVTSLLNEKVQYMGDWRTVSGKYFPRDLEKIADSQVGDCKDFSASMAAILQELGYKVQPILVIRGATSISNPEALPNMGNFNHVMLRVTNKSGKIYWIDPTNTVSMAQGIFPDIADRNALVLDSEEAGYIKIPAVQAENSKVISHSELTIQGNVVNEYGQLTVQGESALGFTGAGLYYSNEQLRDSVFHIVSGVYLDEEEKKFLELPDLTSRNVEDLTIKYEFQQKNKVFKTNLGPALNLGDNWLNDIVNTASDQVSDLFIGVPKAKESHMIIKDIKIKNCESLNFEIDSP; encoded by the coding sequence ATGAAATTTTTAAAAACTCTCTTTAACTTAGCATTGTTAGTATTTTTTGTAACTTCTGCAGCCGAAGCAAGGTGGAGTAAGTATGAAGATGCTTCCGTTGAGGTCAAGTTTTCTAATGTTAACATTAATGTTAATAGAGATGGTACCTACGAAACGGAAGTAGAACTACAAGCAAAAATACTAAAGGAGTCTGGGCGTGATAGATTTTCTCTATACAGTCTTGTTTACAATGATGATAGTGCAGATTTTACTGTTTTAGAGGCAAAAACAACTTACAACGGAGAGGAATATGTAGTCACTGAAGACATGATGGAGGATAAACCGCTGGCTAGTCCTAGCAAAGGTTTCGATCAGTTAAGACAAGTAACCATATCATTTCCTAAAATAGAAATTGGTACAGAAGTATATTTAAGATATAAACAAGTTAACAAGAAGGTTCCTGTTGATAATTTTTATGGCTTAAGCTTTTCTTATTATGGAGATTATTTCCAAGCAAAAAATACTAAAATCAATTCTGAATTGCCTCTAGAGATTAAAATCAATGACCCAAGAAATGTATTAAAGATCGCTGAGGAAAAAAAGGATGGTATACACTCTATAAGTCTTGCTTTAAAACAGGCAGTTTATGAAAACACAATAAATGAGCCGCATAATGGGATATTAAATATTAAACACAATACTTGGGTATCGCTGTCAAGCCTATCTAAATGGGAGGATTTAGCTAAAAAATTAGCTCCTGGATATCATAGTGTCATTAATCAGCCACTTCCTGCAGCTTTTACGGCTATAGCAGAATCTGCTGACAGTGAGGATACTGATGAGGAGAAAATTAATACAGTTACTTCTTTATTGAATGAAAAAGTTCAATACATGGGAGATTGGCGTACAGTGTCAGGAAAATATTTTCCGCGAGATTTAGAGAAAATTGCTGATTCTCAAGTTGGAGATTGCAAGGATTTTTCTGCTAGCATGGCTGCTATTTTACAGGAACTTGGTTACAAAGTTCAACCTATTTTAGTTATTAGGGGAGCTACTAGCATTTCTAATCCTGAAGCATTGCCTAATATGGGTAATTTTAATCATGTGATGCTCAGAGTAACAAATAAAAGCGGAAAAATATATTGGATCGATCCAACTAATACCGTCAGTATGGCACAGGGTATTTTCCCAGACATTGCTGATAGGAATGCTTTAGTACTCGATTCTGAGGAAGCGGGTTACATAAAAATTCCTGCTGTACAAGCTGAAAATTCAAAAGTGATATCCCATAGTGAACTGACTATACAAGGTAATGTTGTAAATGAATATGGCCAACTTACCGTGCAAGGGGAGTCAGCTCTAGGCTTCACAGGGGCTGGATTATATTATTCAAATGAGCAATTAAGAGATTCTGTTTTTCATATAGTTAGTGGAGTATATCTTGATGAAGAAGAAAAGAAGTTCTTAGAACTGCCTGATCTTACTTCGCGTAATGTAGAAGATCTTACAATTAAATATGAATTTCAGCAAAAAAATAAGGTTTTTAAGACGAATCTAGGACCTGCTTTGAATTTAGGAGATAATTGGCTTAATGATATTGTAAATACAGCTTCTGACCAAGTATCAGACCTTTTTATTGGTGTTCCTAAAGCTAAGGAAAGCCATATGATAATAAAAGATATTAAAATTAAAAACTGTGAAAGTTTGAATTTTGAAATAGACTCCCCTTAG
- a CDS encoding F0F1 ATP synthase subunit C, which yields MDLVALKFIAIGLSVFGMLGAGLGVANIFSTMLNGLARNPESEDKMKKYVYTGAALVEAMGLFAFLLALLLIFVI from the coding sequence ATGGATTTAGTAGCTTTAAAATTTATAGCGATTGGGTTAAGTGTATTTGGTATGCTTGGGGCGGGCCTTGGTGTAGCAAATATATTTTCTACTATGTTAAATGGACTTGCAAGAAACCCAGAATCGGAAGATAAAATGAAAAAATATGTCTATACAGGAGCAGCTCTAGTTGAAGCGATGGGGTTATTCGCATTTTTACTTGCATTGCTGTTAATATTTGTTATTTAA
- a CDS encoding F0F1 ATP synthase subunit A produces MALNPLEQFKVYTIIELPRLFGYDINFTNSSLFMMISVTLMMFFLLFGIRKKAIIPGYSQAAVECVYDFVISIIESNTGSKGLKHIPLIFTIFIFILSCNLVGVLPYSFTVTSHVIVTFALSMVVFVYTTVVGFQEMGVKFLRIFLPEGTPSWLAPMMVFIKLFAYLARPISLSIRLAANMIAGHTIIKVIAGFIMNMHVALTPLPFLFIIALIGFEIFVAVLQTYIFTSLTCVYLSDAVK; encoded by the coding sequence ATGGCGTTAAATCCGCTGGAACAGTTTAAAGTATATACGATAATAGAATTACCCAGGTTGTTTGGGTATGATATAAACTTTACCAACTCATCACTTTTCATGATGATTTCGGTAACATTGATGATGTTCTTCTTGCTCTTTGGGATAAGAAAGAAAGCAATAATACCAGGATATTCGCAGGCTGCAGTTGAATGTGTATATGATTTTGTTATCTCAATAATAGAAAGTAATACTGGAAGCAAAGGCTTGAAGCATATTCCGTTGATATTTACAATATTTATTTTTATTTTGTCGTGCAATTTAGTTGGTGTTCTTCCTTATAGCTTCACAGTTACAAGTCACGTAATAGTCACTTTTGCCTTATCAATGGTGGTTTTTGTTTATACAACGGTTGTCGGATTCCAAGAAATGGGAGTGAAATTTTTACGTATATTTCTACCAGAAGGCACTCCGTCATGGCTTGCACCCATGATGGTTTTTATTAAGCTATTTGCTTATCTAGCAAGGCCTATCAGTCTGTCAATAAGGCTTGCTGCAAACATGATTGCAGGTCACACAATTATCAAAGTAATAGCAGGATTTATCATGAATATGCACGTTGCTTTAACTCCTCTGCCATTTTTGTTTATAATTGCGTTGATAGGGTTTGAAATATTCGTTGCAGTCCTACAGACTTATATATTCACGTCTTTGACGTGTGTATATTTATCAGATGCAGTAAAATAA
- the gltX gene encoding glutamate--tRNA ligase has product MPNIVTRFAPSPTGFLHIGGARTALFNWLYAKHHSGKFLLRIEDTDKKRSTQEAIDAIIDGLKWLGVGYDGEIVYQSKKIERHIEVANLLVEKGKAYHCYCPEDEVAAKKAKAREEGKIYKHKCINATPGVKPVVRFRVPDSQCIVVDDKIYGQIKVNSEQLDDIVILRSDNTPTYIFAVVVDDHDVGITDIIRGSDHLTNTFKQLLIYQALDFDVPRFAHVPLIHGEDGNKLSKRHGATSVCDYEKMGILPEAMRNYLLRLGWSHGNDEIISDEQAIEWFNLENIGRSPARLDFKKLEHLNNHYINNMSNEDILALMLGESTLNDKKKGYLLQGLTELKKRANYLTELLDLAKFYIQDLPLDLSEEAQQVARSNLNIIKLLAPFLSNIGNEDWNKSFLSAQIKEFSKLHDVKISDVYHSLRAPITGVMDAPGIIDIMVILGKNECIKRLQSI; this is encoded by the coding sequence ATGCCAAATATAGTTACTAGATTTGCTCCATCGCCAACAGGGTTTTTGCATATTGGTGGGGCTCGTACAGCTCTATTTAATTGGCTTTATGCAAAGCACCATAGTGGTAAGTTTTTGCTAAGGATTGAAGACACTGACAAAAAACGTTCAACACAGGAGGCAATTGACGCGATAATAGATGGGCTAAAATGGCTTGGTGTGGGCTATGATGGGGAAATAGTATATCAGTCAAAAAAAATAGAGCGGCACATTGAAGTGGCAAACCTTTTAGTTGAAAAGGGTAAAGCGTATCACTGTTATTGCCCTGAGGATGAAGTTGCAGCAAAGAAGGCAAAAGCAAGAGAAGAAGGAAAGATATACAAGCATAAGTGTATTAATGCAACACCAGGCGTAAAACCTGTTGTCCGCTTTAGAGTGCCAGATTCGCAATGTATTGTTGTTGATGATAAAATATACGGTCAGATCAAAGTAAATAGCGAACAGCTTGATGATATAGTAATCTTACGCTCTGATAATACTCCGACATATATTTTTGCCGTGGTAGTTGATGATCATGATGTTGGAATAACCGATATAATACGCGGTTCTGACCATCTGACTAATACCTTTAAGCAATTGCTGATATACCAGGCTCTTGATTTTGACGTTCCACGTTTTGCACACGTACCGCTTATCCATGGGGAAGACGGGAATAAGCTGTCTAAAAGACACGGTGCAACAAGTGTTTGCGACTACGAAAAAATGGGAATATTACCAGAAGCAATGCGTAATTATCTACTGAGACTTGGTTGGAGTCACGGCAATGACGAGATTATTAGCGATGAGCAAGCGATAGAGTGGTTTAATTTAGAAAATATCGGCCGTTCACCTGCACGGCTTGATTTTAAAAAATTGGAGCATTTAAACAACCACTATATTAATAATATGAGCAATGAGGATATTCTGGCTCTAATGCTTGGAGAAAGTACTCTAAATGACAAGAAAAAGGGTTATTTACTGCAGGGACTAACAGAGCTAAAAAAAAGAGCAAATTACCTAACTGAACTACTGGATTTAGCGAAGTTTTACATTCAAGATCTGCCACTTGATTTAAGTGAAGAAGCACAGCAAGTTGCCAGATCTAACCTCAATATAATCAAGTTACTTGCACCATTTCTTTCAAACATCGGCAATGAAGATTGGAATAAGAGCTTTTTGTCCGCTCAGATCAAGGAATTCTCAAAGTTACATGATGTTAAAATAAGCGATGTATATCACTCATTACGTGCTCCTATAACCGGGGTAATGGATGCACCAGGAATCATTGATATAATGGTAATTCTCGGTAAAAACGAGTGTATAAAAAGGTTGCAATCAATTTAA
- a CDS encoding COX15/CtaA family protein, producing the protein MEAKPVAIWLFLCSVMVILMVGIGGFTRLSKAGLSITEWKPITGTLPPLNEQDWLQEKSKYETTPEYKALNYDMSMEEFRAIYLIEYVHRLTARLTGLVFVLPFIYFTLKKRISKKVVIRLSIILLFGALQAFAGWYMVKSGLVAEPHVSHYRLALHLLLALVIFALLSYQFFDYQIRPNQTKLRINSNTKYYIGIILVLVVIQIIFGAFVAGLNAGLIYNTFPLMDGHVVPENLFFLQPAWLNIFENRVTVQFIHRVLALLILVLTVILTTKNASVKPAYAMLLSVIIQTTLGVITLLLHIPIAIAIAHQVFSFILFASGLYFLCYLRKQT; encoded by the coding sequence ATGGAAGCAAAACCTGTAGCTATTTGGCTTTTTCTCTGTTCAGTCATGGTAATTCTCATGGTAGGGATTGGCGGGTTTACTAGGCTTTCAAAAGCAGGACTGTCAATCACAGAGTGGAAACCTATTACTGGAACATTACCACCACTCAATGAGCAAGACTGGCTACAAGAAAAATCGAAATATGAGACCACACCTGAATATAAAGCATTGAACTATGATATGAGTATGGAAGAGTTTCGTGCTATATACTTAATAGAATACGTACATAGGTTAACTGCAAGGCTAACGGGTTTGGTTTTTGTCCTACCATTTATATATTTTACACTGAAAAAAAGAATATCTAAAAAGGTAGTAATCAGGCTATCTATAATATTGTTATTTGGGGCTTTACAAGCTTTTGCTGGCTGGTATATGGTTAAAAGTGGTTTAGTAGCTGAACCTCATGTTAGTCATTATAGGCTTGCGCTTCACTTATTATTGGCATTAGTTATTTTTGCACTATTGTCGTATCAATTTTTTGATTATCAAATCAGGCCAAATCAAACAAAACTTAGAATTAATAGCAACACCAAGTACTACATAGGAATTATTTTGGTTCTGGTCGTGATACAAATAATTTTTGGTGCATTTGTTGCGGGATTAAATGCTGGTTTAATTTACAATACTTTTCCACTAATGGACGGACACGTTGTTCCAGAAAACTTATTTTTTTTACAGCCTGCATGGCTAAATATCTTTGAGAATAGAGTAACAGTGCAATTTATCCACCGAGTGCTAGCATTGCTAATATTAGTTTTGACAGTAATACTCACAACAAAAAATGCTAGTGTAAAGCCAGCATATGCTATGCTGCTCTCCGTCATCATTCAAACAACTTTAGGAGTGATCACTTTGTTGTTGCACATACCAATAGCCATTGCTATAGCTCATCAAGTGTTTTCATTTATCTTGTTTGCATCAGGTTTATATTTCTTATGTTACTTAAGAAAGCAGACCTAA
- a CDS encoding glycosyltransferase family 2 protein, whose product MQQLLVLQTSNVEQDKFDSSLCKEQEKFFYYKFNIVPWQKLNDTTFFMVEGISQDINHWIKTHYGDDYILIKAEGEQILNFLNSHFGISEFANNYLYYKKPNFSVKDIKLSPIFFASFCIATSILTLTEKYTYFALILIFMVGCSSYLFKFVTTIFSLYETSNQKVDYSKMNEKDFPIYTILLPTFKESAVIGQLIENIENLNYPKSKLDVKLLIESDDQEMLASIEKYTLPQYFKVIKVPHSLPKTKAKSCNYAMSFAKGEYVVIYDADDKPDPLQLKKALIEFNKGDDKLACVQAKLNYYNYNYSFLTKSFSLEYLNWFQYLLPGFQKMNMPIPLGGSSNHFSVEILRKVFFWDAYNVTEDADLGLRLAQMGYKTRIIDSETLEESPITVFAWIRQRARWIKGYMQTYIVHLRNIKSLYKCAGLEGILLLNLFVGSTAFIFFTTPFLLLSLVLTKVLNGLFLYYFMVVYVINLTFLIVAVKQQKMPFYFYIVSIFFPIYSLLHSVAAFLALWEFIVHPQRWNKTQHGLWKQNL is encoded by the coding sequence ATGCAACAATTGCTTGTACTTCAAACCAGTAATGTAGAACAAGATAAGTTCGATTCTTCTTTATGCAAAGAGCAAGAAAAATTTTTCTACTATAAATTTAATATAGTGCCTTGGCAAAAATTAAATGATACTACTTTTTTTATGGTTGAAGGCATAAGTCAAGATATCAACCATTGGATCAAGACCCACTACGGTGATGACTATATATTAATAAAAGCAGAAGGTGAACAGATCTTGAATTTTCTTAACTCGCATTTTGGTATTTCAGAATTTGCAAATAACTACTTGTATTACAAAAAACCTAATTTTTCAGTCAAGGATATTAAACTAAGTCCAATATTTTTCGCTTCTTTTTGTATTGCAACTTCAATTTTAACACTAACAGAGAAATATACATATTTTGCTTTAATATTGATATTTATGGTTGGGTGCTCTAGTTATTTGTTTAAGTTTGTAACCACAATTTTTAGCTTATACGAAACCTCCAACCAAAAAGTAGATTATAGTAAGATGAATGAAAAAGATTTTCCTATATATACCATTTTGTTGCCTACCTTTAAAGAAAGTGCAGTAATAGGGCAATTGATTGAAAACATTGAAAATTTGAATTACCCAAAATCAAAATTGGACGTAAAGCTTCTTATAGAAAGTGATGACCAAGAAATGCTAGCGTCTATAGAAAAGTATACTTTGCCGCAATATTTTAAAGTAATAAAAGTACCTCACTCTTTGCCTAAAACAAAGGCTAAGTCATGTAACTATGCTATGAGCTTTGCCAAAGGAGAGTATGTGGTAATATATGACGCAGATGACAAACCAGATCCATTGCAATTAAAAAAAGCACTGATTGAATTTAATAAGGGTGACGATAAATTAGCCTGTGTGCAGGCGAAATTAAATTACTATAATTACAATTATAGTTTTCTTACAAAATCCTTTTCTTTAGAATACCTGAATTGGTTTCAATATTTATTACCTGGGTTCCAAAAAATGAATATGCCGATACCTTTGGGGGGTAGCAGTAACCATTTTTCAGTAGAAATTCTAAGAAAAGTGTTTTTCTGGGATGCCTACAACGTTACTGAAGATGCTGACTTAGGTTTGAGACTTGCACAAATGGGATATAAAACCAGGATTATTGATTCGGAAACATTAGAAGAATCACCAATTACTGTGTTTGCTTGGATCAGGCAAAGAGCGCGTTGGATCAAGGGTTATATGCAAACTTATATTGTCCATTTAAGAAATATAAAATCACTTTATAAGTGTGCTGGATTGGAAGGAATTTTGCTATTGAATCTTTTTGTTGGTTCTACAGCTTTTATATTTTTTACCACTCCATTTTTACTACTTTCATTAGTATTGACTAAAGTTTTAAACGGACTGTTTTTGTACTACTTTATGGTAGTATACGTTATTAACTTGACTTTTTTGATAGTGGCAGTCAAGCAGCAAAAGATGCCTTTTTATTTTTATATAGTATCAATATTTTTCCCTATTTATAGTTTGTTACATAGCGTTGCAGCTTTTCTTGCCCTATGGGAATTTATCGTTCACCCTCAACGATGGAACAAAACTCAGCATGGTTTATGGAAGCAAAACCTGTAG